A stretch of Candidatus Woesearchaeota archaeon DNA encodes these proteins:
- a CDS encoding V-type ATP synthase subunit I: MLRTKELSKVALYVTESNLKAMIDELHSLKVYHIVTEKDFWNGSLLKNGNPVLETPSPLARAEHVSEALNKINAVLSFLAIPKQEITSTKETLKEQKPARDDNKQEKYAAEKEIAESIARVEKLYTQTSFLLEQKKKLSTTEGEINQQLLTLTPFKESIVQDASLGMLVETMSSQATKANAPLMIIGSIKEKNSDEFKKELTKIAKALVIWTGNDPTGNGTPVVIITLQKYKEKIEKAIAPYTFTPLDLQGYIQEQASLRGAIETLEQAKSQLNKDLADINQQKEEIKKSVTEIIRDNTILTRELEKLEAPLLFRKTKRVYCVKGFVPSDKLMELRRRLKERIGNAYYLEDEAISRKKDAPVLLENPGAVKPFEMFLNLYALPKYSEIDPSMITFLTFPLIFGAMLGDIGYGIITLLIFLVMKKFVPQIKGFLNILILASLWTILFGVVFGEFFGTEVILGYELHPYIHRLEDINQLLVFAIIIGIVHINIGLILGFINEYRMHGFKAAFLEKASWMLLQIGAGAIGYGIYADTSIFPGIIIVIVSAVLIYAGEGVKGLVELPGIFSNILSYARIMAIGLSSAALAVVINEFAAELFHQGIGGIIGGILLLLVGHFINILLGLLGPFLHSLRLHYVEMFSKFYKGGGKPFHPFGIEE, translated from the coding sequence ATGCTGAGAACAAAAGAACTATCAAAAGTAGCGTTATATGTCACTGAGAGCAATCTCAAGGCAATGATTGACGAGCTGCATTCTCTCAAGGTATATCACATTGTTACTGAAAAGGATTTTTGGAATGGAAGTCTCTTAAAAAACGGAAACCCTGTTCTTGAGACACCTTCTCCTCTTGCCCGTGCAGAACACGTATCTGAAGCATTGAACAAGATAAATGCGGTACTGTCCTTTCTCGCCATTCCCAAACAAGAAATAACATCGACAAAAGAAACGCTGAAGGAACAAAAACCTGCTCGGGATGATAACAAACAGGAGAAGTATGCAGCAGAGAAAGAGATTGCAGAAAGTATTGCGCGTGTTGAAAAATTATACACACAAACATCCTTCCTTTTGGAACAGAAAAAAAAACTTTCCACAACAGAGGGAGAGATAAACCAACAGCTCTTAACACTTACTCCTTTCAAGGAAAGTATTGTCCAAGATGCCTCTCTTGGCATGCTTGTCGAGACTATGAGTTCTCAGGCAACAAAAGCAAACGCTCCTTTAATGATTATTGGTTCAATAAAAGAGAAAAATAGCGATGAATTCAAGAAAGAACTGACAAAAATCGCAAAAGCATTGGTAATCTGGACAGGTAATGATCCAACCGGAAATGGAACGCCAGTCGTCATCATTACCTTGCAGAAATACAAAGAAAAAATTGAAAAGGCAATAGCACCATACACCTTTACTCCCCTTGACCTTCAAGGATATATACAAGAGCAAGCATCATTGCGCGGAGCAATAGAAACACTGGAACAAGCAAAATCCCAGCTAAACAAAGACTTAGCGGATATCAATCAGCAGAAAGAGGAAATAAAAAAATCCGTGACTGAAATCATCAGGGATAATACTATCCTTACGAGAGAACTTGAAAAATTAGAAGCACCACTACTCTTTCGCAAAACCAAGAGAGTTTATTGTGTGAAGGGATTCGTACCCAGCGATAAACTCATGGAACTACGAAGAAGGCTTAAGGAAAGGATAGGGAATGCCTATTACCTAGAGGATGAAGCAATCTCGCGAAAAAAAGATGCTCCAGTCCTCTTAGAGAATCCAGGAGCGGTAAAGCCATTTGAGATGTTTCTTAATCTCTATGCGTTGCCAAAATATTCAGAGATCGATCCATCCATGATAACCTTCCTTACCTTCCCGCTTATTTTCGGAGCTATGTTAGGAGACATAGGGTATGGAATAATAACATTGTTGATCTTTCTGGTTATGAAAAAATTCGTGCCACAAATCAAGGGCTTTCTTAATATCCTTATCCTTGCATCATTATGGACCATACTCTTCGGCGTAGTGTTTGGCGAGTTTTTTGGTACCGAAGTAATCTTAGGCTACGAGCTCCATCCCTACATTCACCGTCTCGAAGACATAAACCAACTTCTTGTCTTTGCAATTATCATCGGGATTGTGCACATCAATATTGGACTAATCCTTGGCTTTATCAATGAATACCGGATGCATGGTTTCAAGGCAGCATTTTTAGAGAAAGCAAGCTGGATGCTTCTCCAGATAGGCGCAGGAGCAATTGGCTATGGTATCTATGCAGATACATCAATCTTTCCTGGAATCATCATCGTTATCGTAAGTGCTGTTCTTATTTATGCAGGTGAAGGAGTAAAAGGACTTGTTGAACTTCCCGGAATCTTCAGCAATATTCTTTCCTATGCGAGAATTATGGCAATAGGACTTTCCTCTGCAGCGCTTGCTGTTGTTATCAATGAATTTGCAGCTGAATTGTTCCATCAGGGGATCGGAGGAATTATCGGAGGCATACTTTTGCTTCTCGTTGGTCACTTCATTAATATCCTCCTCG